Proteins encoded in a region of the Deinococcus betulae genome:
- a CDS encoding ABC transporter permease, which yields MKRWPWGAVLWPALLILCLWPGVLPALLRPLGLGELTAFDPPLWRLTLTHLGLVGLASLVVVGLGLPLAIAVTRPGWDAPRQLTETLLGLGQTVPTFAVLALAVPALGFGWAPTLLGLVLYGLVPVVSNAILGLQATERHILDAARGMGMSSAQRLWRVELPLARPIILAGLRTSTVYNVGTATVGAALGAGGLGEPIINGLSQQNTALVLTGALLSALLALTLDAWLALLGGRDRASELG from the coding sequence TTGAAGAGATGGCCTTGGGGCGCCGTGCTGTGGCCGGCCCTGCTCATCCTCTGCCTGTGGCCAGGCGTCTTGCCCGCGCTGCTGCGGCCCCTGGGTCTAGGCGAACTTACTGCCTTTGATCCGCCCCTGTGGCGCCTAACCCTGACTCATCTGGGGCTAGTGGGGCTGGCCAGTCTGGTGGTGGTGGGCCTGGGGCTCCCGCTGGCCATCGCGGTCACCCGCCCCGGCTGGGACGCTCCCCGGCAGCTCACCGAGACCCTGCTGGGGCTGGGGCAGACGGTCCCCACCTTTGCCGTGCTGGCGCTGGCGGTGCCGGCTCTGGGCTTTGGCTGGGCCCCTACCCTGCTGGGCCTAGTGCTCTACGGGCTGGTGCCGGTGGTCAGCAACGCCATCCTGGGGCTTCAGGCCACCGAGCGCCATATTCTAGACGCGGCGCGCGGCATGGGCATGAGCAGCGCCCAGCGCCTATGGCGCGTGGAATTGCCCCTGGCCCGACCGATCATCTTGGCCGGGTTGCGGACCAGTACCGTCTACAACGTCGGCACCGCAACGGTCGGCGCAGCGCTGGGGGCCGGGGGCCTGGGTGAGCCCATTATCAATGGACTGTCGCAGCAAAACACGGCCCTGGTACTGACCGGGGCGCTGCTGTCTGCCCTG